A genomic window from Sparus aurata chromosome 4, fSpaAur1.1, whole genome shotgun sequence includes:
- the LOC115579873 gene encoding uncharacterized protein LOC115579873, giving the protein MASLTLLLHLLLMVSATSAWSRTDPNMKRFFGGSLTVTPKGRNSDGTYEVELRDKQTVRDCFVNHYTCSYGHCGSRTYYSIAQIFRNSYGFTWCQHEVVTKRKLNSNLPFEIRYPTRIASSTGEGYWVANLRSSRGYWRMMAHIDLGTRSDTGKSNRAPVTTMLPILRVPINCPRSFNLNLFDPDGDQVRCRVATSSSTYECGLCGLMTGFSLNQNSCTLKYISGGRYGNYYPFELVVEDFPNRNITVSYSDGSYSTKGPLSVGRSKRQSPLTTTTVPTTTALFRRSIAPLSKLPLQFSVYGDAPAPSCTEGDYFPIFVAPTPINGANLPAFVNQTLNIKVRSRAQNATIYSLIVTGPKGITRLKISTEEYVIKWKPTENEVNDHFPVCFISEAKARNGRGYHSELRCVTVDVGRHNTTVTCSETTMKVEVEKTYLIRRFEDSLHLNDFRDSSCNLTTRSNSTHLVAVMSLNTCGTLIDEDNDNIIFKNEITSADTNGVISRQHDVEIAFSCAYPKVTNLTLGFTHKNPYAFTEKGFGAFTFQFEFFESERFRTQVTSSTYPVEVYLKQMIFMQIEATTSIPNTELFVESCRATPYDNPNSRIGYTIIQNGCVKDNTVQIYPSSRTQFRFGMEAFEFIGAHEQVYITCSVILCESGVSGTRCSQGCVTGNSRRKREAVAESSSHFISQGPLHLVKTSDSQASGLSLNLGLNIVFIVGCLLACGVVIYRSRRSNAKYQPLPTSETD; this is encoded by the exons ATGGCTTCTCTCACGCTGCTCCTGCATCTGCTGCTCATGGTCTCAGCTACATCAGCATGGTCCAGAACTGACCCAAACATGAAGAGGTTCTTTGGTGGATCACTCACTGTCACTCCAAAAGGGAGGAATTCAGACGGGACTTATGAG GTGGAACTTCGTGACAAGCAAACTGTACGTGACTGCTTTGTGAATCACTACACATGTTCCTATGGTCATTGTGGGTCTCGGACGTACTATAGCATTGCACAAATTTTCCGTAATTCCTATGGTTTCACCTGGTGCCAACATGAGGTGGTGACAAAGagaaaactcaacagcaacCTACCCTTTGAGATCAG ATACCCCACTCGGATCGCTAGTTCCACTGGTGAGGGCTACTGGGTAGCCAACCTTAGAAGCTCAAGGGGTTACTGGAGAATGATGGCACACATTGACCTGGGAACCCGATCTGATACTGGCAAATCCAACAGAGCTCCAGTGACTACCATGCTACCCATTCTCAG AGTGCCCATAAACTGCCCACGATCATTCAATCTGAACTTGTTTGACCCTGATGGCGACCAAGTCAGATGCAGGGTAGCAACAAGTTCCAGTACCTATGAGTGCGGGCTGTGTGGTCTGATGACAGGCTTCTCTTTAAATCAG AATTCCTGCACATTAAAGTATATAAGTGGAGGTAGATATGGAAACTACTATCCCTTTGAGCTTGTGGTGGAGGACTTTCCCAACAGAAACATTACGGTGTCCTACTCTGATGGATCGTACTCAACAAAGGGCCCCCTCTCTGTGGGAAGGAGCAAACGTCAAAGCCCACTCACCACCACAACTGTCCCAACGACCACAGCGCTTTTCCGAAGATCGATTGCTCCTTTGAGCAAGCTCCCCCTGCAGTTCTCAGTTTATG GTGACGCTCCTGCCCCTTCATGCACTGAGGGTGATTACTTTCCCATTTTCGTGGCACCAACTCCAATTAATGGAGCAAATCTTCCAGCGTTTGTCAACCAGACCCTCAACATCAAAGTCAGATCCAGAGCACAAAACGCCAC GATTTATAGCCTGATTGTCACTGGACCGAAGGGTATTACACGTTTGAAAATCTCCACAGAGGAATACGTCATAAAATGGAAGCCAACTGAAAATGAAGTGAATGATCATTTCCCTGTTTGCTTTATTTCTGAAGCAAAGGCCAG AAACGGCAGAGGCTATCACTCAGAGCTACGCTGTGTGACTGTTGATGTTGGACGCCATA ACACCACAGTGACATGCAGTGAAACAACAATGAAGGTCGAGGTGGAGAAGACCTACCTCATCAGGCGCTTCGAGGACAGTTTGCATCTGAACGACTTCCGGGATTCTTCCTGCAACCTGACAACACGTTCCAACTCAACCCACCTGGTGGCCGTCATGTCGCTGAACACATGTGGAACCCTGATTGAT GAGGATAATGACAACATCATCTTTAAGAACGAGATCACCTCTGCTGACACAAATGGAGTCATTTCCAGGCAACATGACGTCGAGATCGCCTTCTCATGTGCCTACCCCAAAGTCACCAACCTGACCCTGGGATTCACGCACAAAAACCCGTATGCCTTCACAGAGAAGGGCTTCGGTGCTTTCACCTTCCAGTTTGAATTCTTTGAGAGCGAGCGGTTCAGAACACAAGTCACCAGCAGCACTTACCCAGTGGAGGTGTACCTCAAACAGATGATCTTCATGCAGATCGAGGCGACCACCTCCATCCCCAACACAGAGCTGTTTGTGGAGTCCTGCAGGGCCACTCCTTACGACAATCCCAACTCTCGCATCGGCTACACCATCATCCAAAATGG GTGTgtgaaggacaacacagtgcAGATCTACCCCAGCTCCAGGACTCAGTTCAGATTCGGAATGGAGGCTTTCGAGTTCATCGGTGCTCATGAACAG gtgtACATCACCTGCTCAGTCATCCTGTGTGAGTCCGGTGTTTCTGGGACCAGGTGCTCTCAGGGATGTGTCACAGGAAACAGTCGCCGCAAAAGAGAAGCTGTGGCCGAGTCTTCAAGCCACTTCATTTCCCAGGGTCCTTTGCACCTGGTTAAAACTTCTGACAGCCAAG cATCAGGTCTGAGCCTGAATCTTGGCTTGAACATCGTCTTCATTGTCGGCTGCCTCCTGGCATGCGGCGTGGTGATCTACCGCTCGAGGAGGTCCAACGCTAAATACCAACCGCTGCCAACCTctgagacagactga
- the LOC115579805 gene encoding uncharacterized protein LOC115579805: MEAGATLLLLLLFSLLSPASTLSFYGDSISFTPLKKQSDGTIKVTVHHRLNGRGDCPRQSSLSCEAGVCTSFNRSSVLDTDEDGSGQDRWCQSEGKTTATISPTKNSFSLRDSGCCWASNVNGKTNWTSDAELNLGTRSDSHTLNSCPVTTTVSSLRVPQNCFSRLRLLAHDPDGDHVRCKFTSEATVSPNFALDEATCTLTSTGQVGVGVHVFEMTLQDFPKTNITLTYADGTTESRAASDVTASPLCKVKLQFSMEVLPAIPKCEAGHVQPMFLSTTPSHGDVLYATVGQNFLLKAEAQAQHSSIHDFQVSGPDNMTKVFSDEENGKAELTLSWTPQQGDLYRFVPVCFTAETNETQSDMRCVVVLVTQASFIQGKAIVECSPNKMVVSLEKASMPDIDKNFLRLRDGSCSLTSNSTHITGSMSFSTCGTKFEDKGDFIVFNNEINSFELPNEVIVRRKTVKIAFSCQFPKTISVSSYYTLKKSEYIFTESSFGSFGYSFEIYRDSNFTNKVEASAYPVQVKLMEPLYIGIQAQSDLPDVRLFVESCKGTPDDNPENALSYDLIRNGCIRDETLKVHTSSNDSFNFEVQAFKFTGKFDQVYITCSVILCEPGSPFSRCAQGCLKTASRRKRDLSKETGSHYIIQGPLQVVGQDVPNTAVDSHMKDVVMSDNETPREVISPAVPSDMEPSGGSKRFREILSSNISTAVFAVGFLVSLVLMAVLVRYFSRKRRAEDRSSLIVSGWDN; encoded by the exons ATGGAGGCTGGCgcaactctgctgctgctgctgctgttctcgTTACTGAGTCCTGCTTCCACGCTCAGCTTTTACGGAGACAGCATCAGTTTCACGCCTTTAAAGAAGCAGAGTGATGGAACAATTAAG GTGACCGTTCATCACAGACTGAATGGCAGAGGCGACTGTCCGAGgcagtcctccctctcctgtgaGGCCGGAGTGTGTACGAGCTTTAACAGGTCGAGTGTTCTGGACACGGACGAGGACGGCTCGGGGCAGGACAGGTGGTGCCAGTCTGAAGGGAAGACGACAGCAACCATCTCCCCCACGAAAAACAGCTTTTCTCTGAG GGACTCGGGCTGCTGCTGGGCGTCTAATGTCAACGGGAAAACCAACTGGACGTCTGACGCAGAGCTGAACCTGGGAACTCGCTCCGACTCGCACACCCTCAACAGCTGCCCAGTGACCACGACCGTGTCGTCTCTACG aGTGCCTCAGAACTGTTTCTCCAGACTTCGTCTTCTGGCACACGATCCTGACGGAGATCACGTCAGATGCAAGTTTACATCAGAAGCTACAGTTTCCCCAAACTTTGCTCTGGATGAG GCTACATGCACACTGACGAGCACAGGTCAGGTCGGCGTCGGCGTCCACGTGTTTGAGATGACGCTGCAGGACTTTCCAAAGACAAACATCACTCTGACGTACGCAGATGGAACGACAGAATCTCGGGCGGCCTCGGACGTGACGGCGTCACCTCTGTGCAAAGTGAAGCTGCAGTTCTCAATGGAGG TCCTTCCTGCGATACCAAAATGTGAGGCGGGTCACGTGCAGCCCATGTTCCTGTCGACGACTCCTTCACATGGCGATGTCCTTTACGCCACCGTGGGCCAGAACTTCCTGCTGAAGGCCGAGGCCCAGGCTCAACACTCCAG CATTCACGACTTCCAGGTCAGCGGCCCCGACAACATGACCAAAGTGTTCAGTGACGAGGAGAACGGAAAGGCTGAGCTGACTCTGAGCTGGACTCCTCAGCAGGGAGACCTGTACAGATTTGTCCCGGTCTGCTTCACTGCAGAGACGAATGAAAC ccaatcagataTGAGGTGTGTTGTTGTCCTGGTGACCCAGGCGTCTTTCATTCAAG GCAAAGCCATTGTTGAGTGCTCCCCCAACAAGATGGTGGTGTCCCTGGAGAAAGCCTCCATGCCCGACATCGATAAGAACTTCCTCCGGCTGCGAGACGGGTCGTGCTCTCTCACCTCCAACAGCACTCACATCACCGGCAGCATGTCGTTCAGCACCTGCGGCACCAAGTTCGAG GATAAAGGCGACTTTATCGTTTTCAACAACGAGATCAACTCCTTCGAGCTGCCCAACGAGGTTATCGTCCGAAGAAAGACCGTGAAGATCGCTTTCTCTTGCCAGTTTCCCAAAACCATCAGCGTCTCCAGTTACTACACCCTCAAAAAgtctgaatacattttcaccGAGTCCAGCTTCGGCAGCTTCGGCTACTCTTTTGAGATATACCGAGACAGCAACTTTACCAATAAGGTGGAGGCCAGCGCCTATCCAGTGCAGGTGAAGCTGATGGAACCACTTTACATCGGAATTCAAGCTCAGTCCGACCTGCCAGATGTGAGACTGTTTGTGGAGTCGTGCAAAGGAACTCCTGATGACAACCCTGAAAACGCCCTCTCCTACGACCTCATCAGGAACGG GTGCATCCGGGACGAGACACTTAAAGTTCACACATCCAGCAACGATTCCTTCAACTTTGAGGTTCAAGCCTTCAAATTTACTGGAAAGTTTGACcag GTGTACATCACCTGCTCCGTCATCCTGTGTGAGCCCGGCAGTCCCTTCTCCAGATGTGCTCAGGGCTGCCTGAAAACCGCATCCAGGCGCAAGAGAGATCTGAGCAAAGAGACCGGCAGCCATTACATCATCCAGGGTCCTCTGCAGGTCGTCGGGCAGGACGTCCCCAACACCGCCGTGGACAGTCACATGAAAGATGTTGTGATGAGTGACAATGAGACGCCCAGAGAAG tGATTTCTCCAGCAGTTCCTTCCGATATGGAACCAAGCGGAGGAAGTAAGAGATTCAGGGAGATCCTCAGCAGCAACATCAGCACCGCGGTGTTCGCCGTCGGCTTCTTGGTCTCGCTGGTGTTGATGGCTGTGCTCGTTCGTTACTTCAGCAGGAAGAGAAGAGCCGAAGACCGCAGTTCTCTTATCGTCTCTGGCTGGGACAACTAG